One genomic region from Leptolyngbyaceae cyanobacterium JSC-12 encodes:
- a CDS encoding Fe-S oxidoreductase (IMG reference gene:2510096736~PFAM: Radical SAM superfamily; B12 binding domain), translating to MNILLLYPRFPKSFWSFEKTLALLNRKAMLPPLGLVTVAAILPQTWNFKLVDRNVRTVTEAEWEWADLVILSAMIVQKEDLLDQIREAKQRGKKVAVGGPYPTALPEDAKMAGADYLILDEGEITLPMFVEAIAQGDGSGIFRANGEKPDVTTTPIPRFDLLEFDAYSEMSVQFSRGCPFQCEFCDIIVLYGRKPRTKTPAQLLAELERLYELGWRRSIFMVDDNFIGNKRNVKLFLKELQPWMVEHGYPFSFATEASVDLAKDQELMDAMVACNFGAVFLGIETPDEASLALTQKFQNTRDSLSDAVHAIAKSGLRVMAGFIIGFDGEKPGAGDRIVRFVEQTSIPTALFSMLQALPDTALWHRLEKEGRLRNQLSNGNQTALMNFVPTRPLEDIAREYVEAFWTLYEPKRFLDRTYRHFRILGQATYPKKGKRSGKKLDWVTIRALLIILWRQGIVRDTRWQFWRNLWNMYRHNPGGISSYLSVCAQIEHFVEYREIVRREIEAQIDAYLIEEARLQKDGAIPANAA from the coding sequence ATGAACATCCTACTGTTATATCCACGCTTCCCCAAGAGCTTTTGGTCTTTTGAAAAAACCCTCGCTCTCCTCAATCGCAAGGCAATGCTGCCGCCTTTAGGACTGGTGACAGTTGCGGCCATCTTGCCTCAAACCTGGAACTTTAAACTGGTTGATCGCAATGTTCGCACTGTCACTGAAGCTGAGTGGGAATGGGCAGATCTGGTGATTTTGTCTGCCATGATTGTGCAAAAAGAAGATTTGCTAGATCAAATTCGGGAAGCTAAACAGCGAGGTAAAAAGGTCGCTGTAGGAGGTCCTTATCCAACCGCTTTGCCAGAAGACGCAAAAATGGCTGGAGCAGATTATTTAATTTTGGACGAAGGGGAAATTACCCTGCCAATGTTTGTGGAGGCGATCGCGCAAGGAGATGGATCAGGCATCTTTCGAGCTAATGGCGAAAAACCTGATGTTACAACAACGCCCATTCCACGCTTTGATTTGTTGGAATTTGATGCTTACTCCGAAATGTCAGTACAGTTTTCACGGGGCTGCCCCTTCCAATGCGAATTCTGCGACATCATTGTGCTGTACGGGCGCAAACCCCGCACTAAAACACCTGCTCAGTTGCTTGCTGAACTGGAGCGCCTCTATGAACTAGGCTGGCGACGCAGCATCTTTATGGTGGATGACAACTTTATTGGGAATAAGCGCAATGTCAAGCTCTTCCTTAAAGAACTTCAACCCTGGATGGTGGAACATGGCTATCCCTTCTCTTTTGCCACAGAAGCCTCAGTTGACTTAGCCAAAGACCAGGAACTCATGGATGCAATGGTGGCGTGTAATTTTGGTGCAGTGTTCCTTGGCATTGAAACTCCCGATGAAGCCAGCCTTGCCCTGACCCAGAAGTTCCAAAACACGCGAGATTCTCTCAGTGATGCGGTTCATGCTATTGCCAAATCAGGACTGCGGGTCATGGCAGGATTCATTATCGGGTTTGATGGGGAAAAGCCCGGCGCGGGCGATCGCATTGTGCGGTTCGTAGAGCAAACCTCTATTCCAACAGCACTTTTCAGTATGCTTCAAGCCCTCCCTGACACAGCTTTGTGGCACCGCTTAGAAAAAGAAGGTCGGCTGCGCAATCAACTTTCCAACGGGAACCAAACCGCACTAATGAATTTTGTGCCAACTCGTCCCCTGGAAGATATTGCCCGTGAATACGTAGAAGCATTCTGGACGCTATATGAACCGAAGCGTTTCCTGGATCGCACCTATCGTCATTTCCGCATCCTGGGGCAGGCAACTTACCCGAAAAAGGGCAAGCGATCCGGTAAGAAATTGGATTGGGTCACCATCCGTGCCCTGTTAATCATTCTTTGGCGGCAAGGAATTGTCCGAGATACCCGTTGGCAGTTCTGGCGCAATCTGTGGAATATGTATCGCCACAATCCAGGAGGCATTAGTAGCTATCTCTCAGTTTGTGCCCAAATTGAACATTTTGTGGAATACCGCGAAATTGTACGTCGCGAAATTGAAGCCCAAATTGATGCTTACCTCATAGAAGAAGCCCGGTTGCAGAAAGACGGAGCAATTCCGGCTAATGCCGCCTAG
- a CDS encoding methyltransferase, FkbM family (IMG reference gene:2510096737~TIGRFAM: methyltransferase, FkbM family), with protein sequence MKRLVKEILEALGLYVKSMERVRFGVEWSQDIRYLLNSTPLDLVVDVGANVGQTVYEVLKHFPKSRIYCFEPVPSTFQKLAEQTVIFPNVFPLNMALGDQPSTCSMTAKPCAEQNTFVFDVDVARSNNTEIIDVQIDTLDRFCASHGINQINLLKVDTEGYEMKVLRGAEQLLSSKRIDYILVECDFLKRSDEPHGNFVEIFNYLQLFHYNVVAFYTGGVDNLGWKWGDVLFRRVFNEEPRFFAMSPFCQRSQKI encoded by the coding sequence ATGAAGAGGCTTGTTAAAGAAATTTTAGAGGCTTTAGGGTTGTACGTAAAATCAATGGAGCGAGTTCGTTTCGGCGTTGAGTGGAGTCAAGATATTCGATACTTGCTGAACAGTACTCCCTTGGATCTGGTCGTCGATGTTGGTGCTAATGTTGGACAGACGGTATACGAGGTCTTGAAGCATTTTCCCAAAAGTCGTATTTATTGCTTTGAACCTGTTCCTTCTACCTTCCAAAAATTGGCAGAACAAACCGTTATTTTCCCAAATGTATTTCCGCTTAATATGGCGCTTGGAGATCAGCCATCTACCTGTTCAATGACTGCAAAACCTTGTGCAGAGCAGAATACATTTGTCTTTGATGTCGATGTAGCAAGATCTAATAATACTGAAATAATTGACGTACAAATCGATACTCTTGATCGATTTTGTGCCAGCCATGGCATTAATCAGATTAACCTCTTAAAAGTTGATACTGAAGGTTATGAAATGAAAGTTTTAAGAGGAGCAGAACAACTACTTTCCTCAAAGCGTATTGACTACATCTTGGTAGAATGCGACTTCCTTAAGCGTTCGGATGAACCTCATGGCAACTTCGTTGAAATCTTCAATTACTTACAACTTTTTCACTACAATGTGGTCGCTTTTTACACAGGCGGTGTTGATAATTTAGGTTGGAAGTGGGGAGATGTTCTTTTTCGTAGAGTTTTCAACGAGGAGCCTAGGTTTTTTGCAATGTCCCCATTTTGTCAGCGATCGCAAAAAATCTAG
- a CDS encoding 3-deoxy-D-arabinoheptulosonate-7-phosphate synthase (IMG reference gene:2510096738~PFAM: DAHP synthetase I family~TIGRFAM: phospho-2-dehydro-3-deoxyheptonate aldolase), whose product MLDAKLTAKSHSEDRTRVNLSNQVIVGGQDIVLIGGPCAVESLEQMQQVAQALSSISVQALRGGVYKPRTSPYSFQGMGVDGLRILASVRQQYEMPVVTEVMSIAQLEPVCAYVDMLQVGSRNMQNFELLKALGKVNKPVLLKRGLAATIEEFVMAAEYILAHGNPNVVLCERGIRSFDSYTRNVLDLGAVVALKQLTHLPVIVDPSHAAGKRELIPDLARAAIACGADGLIIECHPVPEKSASDARQALSLDDMTALVKSLEPIAVAIGRRLATKRPVIHLERGLLSQ is encoded by the coding sequence GTGTTGGACGCAAAACTTACAGCCAAATCCCATTCTGAGGATCGTACTAGGGTCAACCTGTCTAACCAGGTTATAGTTGGAGGGCAGGATATTGTCTTGATTGGTGGACCCTGTGCGGTGGAAAGTTTAGAGCAAATGCAGCAAGTTGCCCAAGCTCTTTCGAGCATTTCTGTTCAAGCCCTGAGGGGAGGTGTGTATAAGCCACGCACCTCCCCTTATAGTTTTCAGGGGATGGGAGTTGATGGGCTGCGAATTCTTGCATCGGTGCGGCAACAGTATGAAATGCCTGTGGTGACAGAAGTAATGTCCATCGCGCAACTGGAACCTGTCTGTGCTTACGTTGATATGCTCCAAGTTGGTAGCCGTAACATGCAAAATTTTGAGCTATTAAAAGCGCTAGGTAAGGTGAATAAGCCTGTATTGCTGAAGCGTGGGTTAGCAGCGACGATCGAGGAATTTGTGATGGCAGCAGAATATATCCTGGCGCATGGAAATCCTAATGTGGTGTTGTGTGAGCGAGGGATTCGTAGTTTCGACTCTTACACTCGGAATGTGTTGGATTTGGGGGCTGTAGTTGCGTTGAAACAGTTAACTCACTTGCCTGTAATTGTGGATCCTAGTCATGCGGCTGGCAAGCGCGAGTTGATTCCTGATCTGGCGCGGGCTGCGATCGCGTGTGGAGCCGATGGTTTAATCATCGAATGTCATCCTGTACCGGAAAAGTCTGCTTCGGATGCAAGACAGGCATTGTCATTAGACGACATGACAGCGCTGGTCAAAAGTTTGGAGCCTATTGCTGTAGCGATTGGACGCAGACTTGCCACCAAAAGACCTGTGATTCATCTTGAAAGGGGTTTACTGTCTCAGTAG
- a CDS encoding hypothetical protein (IMG reference gene:2510096739) encodes MALYSLNKEWTVFLSLGALLLPLTSVSALYEKLFRNLSIFSITAEQTEISTFNTNSASGYEPPPDIGKPRRTGGSGGRIS; translated from the coding sequence ATGGCATTGTACTCATTAAATAAAGAGTGGACGGTATTCCTGTCTCTAGGGGCATTACTTCTACCTCTAACGTCTGTATCCGCCCTCTATGAAAAATTGTTCAGGAATTTATCGATTTTCAGTATTACTGCTGAACAGACAGAGATTTCAACCTTTAATACAAATTCTGCATCTGGGTATGAGCCGCCCCCCGATATTGGAAAACCTCGACGAACAGGAGGTTCGGGTGGGCGCATATCGTGA
- a CDS encoding apocytochrome F family protein (IMG reference gene:2510096740~PFAM: Apocytochrome F, C-terminal) produces the protein MRTRFLTEVLLKRVANLKHIATVTITSIAVLLVSHLALPQAAIAYPIFAQQAYETPREATGRIVCANCHLAAKPTYVEIPQAVLPDTVFEAVVKIPYDTSIQQVVAGGEKGPLNVGAVLMLPEGFKLAPEDRIPEEMKERVQDVYFQPYSEDKENIIVVGPLPGEQYQEITFPILSPDPSTDKSISFGKYSVHVGGNRGRGQVYPNGEKSNNAVYTASASGTVNQITKAEDGGYQVTIQTADGTTVVETIPAGPSLLIAEGQEVKSGDALTDNPNVGGFGQVDAEIVLQSPNRILGLLAFFAIVTLAQIMLVLKKKQIEKVQEAEMQF, from the coding sequence ATGAGAACACGCTTTTTGACAGAAGTATTGCTGAAAAGAGTCGCAAACCTGAAGCACATTGCTACAGTGACGATCACATCTATTGCTGTACTCTTGGTCAGTCATTTGGCTTTACCTCAAGCCGCGATCGCTTATCCCATCTTTGCTCAACAAGCATACGAAACCCCGCGTGAAGCAACCGGACGCATTGTCTGCGCAAACTGCCACTTGGCGGCAAAACCAACCTATGTTGAAATCCCCCAAGCTGTTTTGCCGGATACCGTCTTTGAAGCAGTGGTGAAAATCCCTTACGACACAAGCATTCAACAAGTTGTCGCAGGTGGCGAAAAAGGACCCTTAAACGTTGGCGCTGTTTTGATGCTGCCCGAAGGCTTTAAACTTGCTCCTGAAGACCGCATTCCTGAAGAGATGAAAGAGCGTGTCCAGGACGTTTACTTCCAGCCTTATAGCGAAGACAAGGAAAACATCATTGTTGTTGGACCCTTACCAGGTGAGCAGTATCAGGAAATTACTTTTCCAATTTTATCTCCAGATCCCAGCACGGACAAATCCATTTCTTTTGGTAAGTACTCAGTGCATGTAGGGGGGAATCGTGGACGTGGCCAAGTTTACCCCAACGGCGAAAAGAGTAACAATGCAGTGTACACTGCGTCTGCAAGTGGAACCGTGAACCAAATTACTAAAGCAGAAGATGGTGGCTATCAGGTAACGATCCAAACAGCCGATGGAACTACGGTTGTAGAAACAATTCCTGCTGGGCCTTCCCTCCTAATTGCTGAAGGGCAGGAAGTTAAGTCAGGCGATGCGTTAACTGATAATCCCAATGTGGGTGGTTTTGGTCAGGTTGATGCTGAGATTGTTCTACAAAGCCCAAATCGCATCCTTGGGTTGCTTGCTTTCTTCGCGATCGTAACGCTGGCTCAGATCATGCTGGTACTCAAGAAGAAGCAGATTGAGAAAGTGCAGGAAGCTGAAATGCAATTCTAA
- a CDS encoding Rieske Fe-S protein (IMG reference gene:2510096741~PFAM: Rieske [2Fe-2S] domain; Cytochrome B6-F complex Fe-S subunit), whose translation MTQLSGSPDVPDMGRRQFMNLLMVGTGAGTVLGMLYPVINYFIPPSTGGGSGGVTAKDALGNDIGVTDFLASHNAGDHVLAQGLKGDPTYIIVQEDKSIASFGLNAVCTHLGCVVPWNASENKFICPCHGSQYNSEGKVVRGPAPLSLALVHATVENDKISFTPWTETDFRTGEDPWWA comes from the coding sequence ATGACTCAACTTTCTGGATCTCCCGATGTACCTGATATGGGTCGTCGCCAATTTATGAACCTTTTGATGGTTGGTACAGGCGCAGGCACGGTTCTGGGTATGCTTTATCCAGTCATCAATTATTTCATTCCTCCCTCTACAGGCGGTGGTAGCGGTGGCGTCACAGCTAAAGATGCGCTTGGGAATGATATTGGAGTAACTGACTTTCTGGCATCTCACAATGCTGGTGATCACGTTCTGGCTCAAGGACTTAAGGGTGATCCAACCTACATCATCGTGCAAGAGGATAAATCGATCGCAAGCTTTGGTCTTAACGCAGTCTGCACCCACTTAGGTTGTGTTGTGCCCTGGAACGCCAGCGAGAACAAGTTTATATGTCCTTGCCACGGTTCTCAGTACAACAGCGAAGGTAAAGTTGTTCGCGGACCAGCTCCCCTATCACTGGCACTTGTTCATGCCACAGTTGAAAACGATAAGATTTCCTTTACCCCCTGGACAGAAACTGACTTCCGGACTGGAGAAGATCCCTGGTGGGCTTAA
- a CDS encoding glucosamine-1-phosphate N-acetyltransferase (IMG reference gene:2510096742~PFAM: Bacterial transferase hexapeptide (three repeats)~TIGRFAM: UDP-N-acetylglucosamine diphosphorylase/glucosamine-1-phosphate N-acetyltransferase) has protein sequence MVAVAILAAGRGTRMKSDLPKVLHQLGGRSLIERVLDSVDHLQPVRRLVIVGYRAELVTEALINLRLGKDLPPLEFVEQREQLGTGHAVQQLLPELKDFDGDLLVLNGDVPLLRSETLKRLLKAHQENNSPATILTAHLPNPKGYGRVFCNGQNVLQQIIEDRDCSPAQKQNRRINAGVYCFRWSALAAVLPKLRADNDQREYYLTDAVNYLDPVMVFDVDDYQEILGINDRKQLADAYSILQTRIKDDWMRKGVTLIDPDSITIDDTVQLEPDVIIEPQTHLRGMTKIGTGSRVGPGSLVEDSQIGNNVTVLYSVISGSSVADGTRIGPYTHLRGQVQVGQRCRVGNFVELKNTTLGDRTNVAHLSYLGDTTAGSQVNIGAGTITANYDGVKKHPTFIGDRTKTGSNSVLVAPIKLGEAVTVAAGSTITEDVPDDCLVIARSRQVVKKGWRLATPSSEKTPT, from the coding sequence ATGGTAGCAGTAGCAATCTTAGCGGCTGGACGTGGAACTCGGATGAAATCAGATCTGCCTAAAGTTCTGCATCAATTGGGTGGGCGATCGCTAATTGAACGAGTTCTTGATAGCGTTGACCATCTACAACCCGTTCGGCGTTTAGTGATCGTCGGATATCGAGCTGAGTTGGTAACTGAAGCTTTAATTAATCTGCGATTAGGAAAAGATTTACCCCCTCTAGAATTTGTAGAACAGCGTGAACAATTAGGGACTGGACATGCTGTTCAACAGCTTTTACCTGAGTTAAAGGACTTTGATGGAGACTTGTTGGTACTGAATGGGGATGTTCCCCTATTACGGTCAGAGACGCTCAAGCGGCTGCTAAAAGCTCATCAGGAGAATAACAGCCCAGCTACGATTCTGACAGCCCATCTACCTAATCCCAAAGGTTATGGACGAGTTTTTTGCAACGGGCAGAACGTGTTGCAGCAAATTATCGAAGACCGAGATTGTTCCCCAGCGCAAAAGCAAAATCGCCGAATCAATGCTGGAGTGTATTGTTTTCGTTGGTCTGCCCTTGCTGCTGTTTTGCCAAAGCTCAGGGCTGACAACGATCAGCGAGAGTATTACCTGACTGATGCCGTTAACTACCTAGATCCAGTCATGGTATTTGATGTGGATGACTATCAGGAAATTTTAGGGATTAACGATCGCAAACAATTGGCGGATGCTTATAGCATTCTGCAAACTCGGATTAAGGATGACTGGATGCGCAAAGGCGTTACATTGATTGACCCAGACAGTATCACCATCGATGACACGGTTCAGTTAGAGCCAGACGTAATTATTGAACCGCAGACCCATTTGCGAGGGATGACAAAGATCGGAACTGGTAGCCGGGTAGGACCTGGCAGTTTAGTTGAGGATAGCCAGATTGGGAATAATGTAACTGTGCTGTACTCTGTCATCAGCGGTAGTTCGGTGGCGGATGGTACTCGGATTGGTCCCTACACTCATTTGCGGGGGCAGGTACAGGTTGGCCAGCGATGCCGGGTTGGGAATTTTGTTGAACTGAAAAATACAACGCTGGGCGATCGCACAAACGTAGCACATCTTTCCTATTTAGGCGATACAACTGCGGGTAGCCAGGTCAACATTGGGGCAGGCACAATTACAGCGAACTACGATGGCGTTAAAAAGCATCCAACATTCATTGGCGATCGCACGAAAACAGGATCTAACAGTGTTCTGGTAGCACCCATTAAGTTAGGCGAAGCGGTGACGGTTGCAGCTGGCTCCACCATTACAGAAGATGTTCCAGATGATTGTCTGGTGATTGCGCGATCGCGACAGGTAGTGAAAAAGGGCTGGCGTTTAGCAACTCCCAGTTCTGAAAAAACCCCCACTTAG
- a CDS encoding response regulator containing a CheY-like receiver domain and an HD-GYP domain (IMG reference gene:2510096743~PFAM: HD domain; Response regulator receiver domain) — MNHLPEHPRVLVVDDHPSSRMTAVALLSVEGYDVIEADSGPAALEMVHSGNPDLILLDVMMPGMDGFEVCRCLKQDEHTRLTPIVFVTALDDRRSRLRGIEAGGDDFLTKPFDQLELSARVKSLIRQKRLNEDLDHAEQALFSIARTIESRDPNTGDHCERLVKRGQAFGEFLGLPRNEVRDLMWGGYLHDIGKIGIPDAVLLKPGRLTAEEWEIMQQHVLIGERICQPLRTMRGVVPIIRHHHERWDGSGYPDGLKGDQIPFLAQVFQLIDIYDALTSERPYKKAFTPEEALTILDEETAKGWRNPALVNQFKEFIQLVESSVAETSYPSAELSVAGDRSQPASSAA, encoded by the coding sequence GTGAATCATCTACCAGAGCATCCTCGAGTTCTTGTTGTTGATGACCATCCTTCTAGCCGAATGACGGCTGTCGCGCTATTGTCTGTCGAGGGATACGATGTAATCGAAGCGGATAGTGGACCAGCTGCCCTAGAAATGGTTCATTCAGGGAATCCAGACTTGATTCTGCTGGATGTGATGATGCCAGGGATGGATGGGTTTGAGGTTTGTCGTTGCTTGAAGCAGGATGAGCATACCCGTCTGACTCCGATTGTGTTTGTTACTGCATTGGACGATCGCCGCTCTCGTTTGAGAGGAATTGAAGCGGGGGGCGATGATTTTCTGACGAAGCCATTTGACCAGTTGGAGTTATCAGCCCGCGTCAAATCATTAATTCGACAGAAGCGACTCAACGAGGATCTGGATCACGCTGAACAGGCATTGTTTTCAATTGCTCGTACAATCGAAAGCCGTGATCCTAATACGGGAGATCATTGCGAACGGTTAGTCAAACGGGGACAAGCATTTGGTGAGTTTTTAGGGTTGCCTCGTAACGAAGTCCGAGATCTTATGTGGGGAGGGTATCTCCACGATATTGGGAAAATTGGTATTCCAGATGCCGTTTTGTTGAAACCTGGAAGACTCACGGCTGAAGAGTGGGAAATTATGCAGCAACACGTCTTGATTGGCGAACGTATTTGCCAGCCACTCCGGACAATGCGGGGAGTTGTTCCCATTATTCGGCATCACCACGAACGTTGGGATGGTTCTGGCTACCCTGATGGATTAAAGGGGGATCAAATTCCGTTTCTGGCTCAGGTATTTCAACTCATCGATATTTATGATGCTTTAACGAGTGAGCGTCCTTACAAGAAGGCGTTTACCCCCGAAGAAGCGCTGACTATTTTGGATGAGGAAACTGCTAAGGGATGGCGTAATCCCGCTCTGGTTAATCAATTCAAGGAGTTTATTCAACTGGTTGAAAGCTCTGTTGCTGAAACCTCATATCCTTCAGCAGAACTGTCTGTAGCAGGAGATCGATCGCAACCTGCGTCTTCAGCCGCTTAA
- a CDS encoding hypothetical protein (IMG reference gene:2510096744), whose amino-acid sequence MASCPFCSDVLLRHIRSGQAYWLCRRCRTEILEQEFGRTNEVDLKQRAVVKDGVFSVVGHVSPKVKISDLPMQMP is encoded by the coding sequence ATGGCTAGTTGCCCATTTTGTTCAGATGTTTTATTGCGCCATATCCGCTCTGGGCAAGCTTATTGGTTGTGTCGTCGTTGTCGAACAGAAATTCTAGAGCAAGAGTTTGGCCGGACGAATGAGGTTGATCTCAAGCAAAGGGCTGTTGTTAAGGATGGAGTATTCTCCGTCGTTGGGCATGTTTCGCCCAAGGTGAAAATTAGCGATTTGCCGATGCAAATGCCCTAG
- a CDS encoding thioredoxin-like protein (IMG reference gene:2510096745~PFAM: NifU-like domain), with amino-acid sequence MSQALTLTPENVETVLDEMRPYLMADGGNVELVEIDGPIVKLRLQGACGSCPSSTMTLRMGIERRLREFIPEIAEVEQVL; translated from the coding sequence ATGTCTCAAGCATTGACACTGACTCCCGAAAACGTTGAGACCGTGCTCGATGAGATGCGTCCTTATTTGATGGCGGATGGCGGCAATGTGGAGCTAGTTGAGATTGATGGTCCAATTGTCAAATTGCGGCTTCAGGGTGCCTGCGGCTCTTGCCCAAGTTCCACAATGACCCTGAGAATGGGAATTGAGCGGCGTCTACGTGAGTTTATTCCTGAAATTGCTGAAGTTGAGCAGGTGCTTTAA